A segment of the Sphingomonas kaistensis genome:
CCGGGGCAGTCTCTTCACCTCGCTCGACGGCGTCATCCAGGCCCCCGGCGGCCCCAGCGAGGACCCGACGCAGGGGTTCGCCCATGGCGGCTGGCTTCCGCAATTCTTCGACGAGGACGTCGGCGGGGCAATCGATGCGGTCTTCGGCAAGGAGTATGACCTGCTGCTCGGCCGGCGCACCTACGACATCTTCGCGGCCTACTGGCCTTATGTCGGCGGGCACGCGACCGGGATCGGCGAAGTGTTCGACAAGACGGGCAAGGACGAAGGCGAAGCCGCCGCGATCCAGATGGGCGAGGACTTCACCCGGGCCCAGAAATACGTCCTGACCCGCGGCTGGCCCGACTTTGGCTGGTCCAACAGCCAGCGGGTCGGCAGCATGGACGAATTGCGGGCGATCAGGGAGGGCGAGGGGCCCGACCTCGTCATCCAGGGCAGCGGCACGCTCTACCCGGCGCTGCTTGCCGCGGGGCTGCTCGACCAGTTGACGATCATGACCTTCCCGGTGGTGCTCGGCCACGGCAAGCGCTGGTTCGGCGACGAAACGCCGGCCAAGGC
Coding sequences within it:
- a CDS encoding dihydrofolate reductase family protein, whose translation is MRKIRGSLFTSLDGVIQAPGGPSEDPTQGFAHGGWLPQFFDEDVGGAIDAVFGKEYDLLLGRRTYDIFAAYWPYVGGHATGIGEVFDKTGKDEGEAAAIQMGEDFTRAQKYVLTRGWPDFGWSNSQRVGSMDELRAIREGEGPDLVIQGSGTLYPALLAAGLLDQLTIMTFPVVLGHGKRWFGDETPAKALRVVDTKVTRTGAVIATYEPAGAIEHGWAGPQSTSERETARQAAMAEGRW